A genome region from Phycisphaeraceae bacterium includes the following:
- a CDS encoding AbgT family transporter, with translation MTSAPRSSQELRGILGWIERIGNRLPDPATLFVIGCILVALGSAWAAWSGWTVADPINANQEIRARNLLTSEGIQWMWLNAVKNFLEFHPLGVVLVAMLGIGVAERTGLFGAVLKLIVLATPAALLTPAVVFAGVMSSAAADAGYVILPPLAAAVFAKAGRAPLAGLAAVTFGVAGGFSANLLLTALDPLLQGLTQQAAQLTNPNAQVDVACNWFFMIGSTGLVVLIGWAVCHFVSEPRFSRATIDRQIAAAGLSADGPEPLHAEERRGLLVALATALATGGVLVAMTLVPGWPLQGEYAPAPGRTAPLWTGAIVPIIFIGFLLPGIAYGVAAGTVRSDRDVASRMGDTMASMGAYLVLAFFAGQFIKWFDHSRLGSMIAIQGVEALEQLNLSPYFLVTSTVLLTAVVNIIMSSASAKWAVLAPVLVPLLAGLGVAPEITQAAYRVGDSVSNPITPLNAYLVVILVAIRRYEAGAGLGTLIALVLPYSLVALVVWTCFLLAWLALGIPLGPDGPTLTAIAPVG, from the coding sequence ATGACGAGTGCACCCCGATCATCGCAGGAGCTGCGCGGGATTCTGGGCTGGATCGAGCGCATCGGGAATCGCCTGCCCGATCCGGCAACCCTCTTTGTCATCGGCTGCATCCTGGTGGCGCTCGGTTCGGCGTGGGCAGCGTGGAGCGGCTGGACCGTCGCAGATCCGATCAACGCCAACCAGGAGATTCGTGCGCGCAATCTGCTGACCTCGGAGGGCATCCAGTGGATGTGGCTCAACGCGGTCAAGAACTTCCTCGAGTTCCATCCGCTCGGCGTCGTGCTGGTCGCGATGCTCGGCATCGGCGTCGCGGAGCGCACCGGTCTCTTCGGCGCCGTCCTGAAGCTGATCGTCCTGGCGACGCCAGCGGCGCTGCTCACGCCGGCGGTGGTCTTTGCCGGCGTGATGTCGAGCGCCGCAGCCGATGCGGGCTATGTCATCCTGCCGCCCCTCGCTGCCGCGGTCTTCGCGAAGGCAGGCCGCGCGCCTCTGGCGGGTTTGGCAGCGGTGACCTTCGGTGTGGCGGGTGGATTCAGCGCCAACCTGCTGCTGACGGCGCTCGATCCGCTGCTTCAGGGGCTCACGCAACAGGCGGCGCAGCTCACGAATCCCAACGCCCAGGTCGATGTCGCCTGCAACTGGTTCTTCATGATCGGTTCGACCGGGCTCGTGGTGCTGATCGGCTGGGCCGTCTGCCACTTCGTGAGCGAGCCACGATTCAGCCGCGCGACCATCGACCGGCAGATTGCTGCGGCGGGCCTGAGCGCCGATGGTCCCGAGCCGCTGCACGCGGAAGAGCGGCGCGGCCTGCTGGTGGCGCTGGCGACGGCGCTTGCGACCGGAGGCGTGCTTGTCGCGATGACGCTCGTTCCAGGCTGGCCGCTCCAGGGCGAGTACGCACCCGCCCCCGGACGCACGGCGCCGCTCTGGACCGGTGCCATCGTGCCGATCATCTTCATCGGCTTCCTGCTTCCCGGCATCGCCTATGGCGTCGCCGCGGGCACGGTCCGCAGCGATCGCGATGTCGCCTCTCGCATGGGGGACACCATGGCGAGCATGGGGGCCTACCTCGTGCTCGCCTTTTTCGCCGGGCAGTTCATCAAGTGGTTCGATCACTCGCGCCTTGGAAGCATGATCGCGATTCAGGGAGTTGAAGCGCTCGAGCAGTTGAATCTCTCACCGTACTTCCTCGTCACGAGCACGGTGCTGCTGACGGCGGTCGTCAACATCATCATGTCGAGTGCGAGCGCCAAGTGGGCTGTGCTGGCTCCCGTGCTGGTGCCGCTGCTGGCGGGGCTCGGCGTGGCGCCCGAGATCACCCAGGCGGCGTATCGCGTCGGTGACTCGGTGTCGAACCCGATCACGCCGCTCAACGCCTACCTGGTGGTGATCCTTGTGGCCATTCGCCGCTATGAGGCGGGGGCGGGGCTCGGCACGCTCATTGCGCTGGTGCTGCCGTACTCGCTGGTGGCGCTCGTCGTCTGGACCTGCTTCCTGCTGGCGTGGCTTGCGCTTGGAATCCCCCTTGGGCCCGACGGCCCGACGCTCACCGCGATCGCGCCGGTCGGCTGA
- a CDS encoding alpha/beta fold hydrolase, with translation MSLSSRTRHLLLGVSLLIAWTVVLVIGTLLAAEAMRVRSMAPLARWHQEAPRSEFTARLARKGMSFDDYLRLEDEVFAELDGYYLDSAEAQRTSPVIRFVKGGLGDPATFSPNWNRTQILIPNGPAVGGALLLHGLTDSPYSMRSTAEELTDAGFLSICLRYPGHGTVPAGILKADWQDWYEAVKIAWRGLEERVPAGTPLVLVGYSTGGALAVLLTLELLEKGERAPDQLILFSPAIGITPLAAFSNVHRLYSWMPFYNKARWLSVEPEYDPFKYNSFPQHAGAQSWALTGAVTTAIDRAVSSGVIARVPPILSFQSLVDSTIVARDLITRLYDRLPDNGSEIVCFDVNRGHQLDGLLSRSVPDIERLLRDPSLPYRFTLITNVNPGSRELEEVDHRRGQGELERRPLDAQWPLQVFSLAHVAIPFPPEDPLYGDGRVPSLTPRLHLGSLSMRGERGALAVSADDLMRLRHNPFHATMMARVREAIAAQAAGGK, from the coding sequence ATGAGTCTCTCGTCGCGCACGCGCCATCTGCTTCTTGGTGTCTCGCTCCTCATCGCATGGACGGTGGTTCTGGTGATTGGCACGCTCCTTGCGGCCGAGGCCATGCGGGTTCGATCGATGGCGCCACTGGCTCGCTGGCATCAGGAGGCGCCGCGCTCGGAGTTCACCGCGCGCCTCGCACGCAAGGGCATGAGCTTCGATGACTACCTGCGCCTTGAAGACGAGGTCTTCGCCGAGCTCGACGGCTACTACCTCGACTCGGCGGAGGCGCAGCGCACTTCGCCGGTGATCCGCTTCGTGAAGGGCGGGCTCGGCGACCCCGCGACCTTCAGCCCCAACTGGAATCGCACGCAGATCCTGATCCCGAACGGCCCCGCCGTCGGCGGCGCGCTGCTCCTGCATGGACTCACCGATTCGCCCTACAGCATGCGCTCGACCGCCGAGGAACTCACCGACGCGGGCTTCCTCTCCATCTGCCTGCGCTATCCCGGTCATGGCACTGTTCCCGCGGGCATTCTGAAGGCCGATTGGCAGGATTGGTACGAGGCGGTCAAGATTGCGTGGCGAGGTTTGGAAGAGCGCGTGCCGGCAGGAACGCCACTCGTTCTTGTCGGCTACTCGACTGGAGGCGCGCTGGCCGTCCTGCTCACGCTCGAACTGCTCGAGAAGGGTGAGCGCGCGCCTGATCAACTCATTCTCTTCTCGCCCGCGATCGGCATCACGCCGCTCGCCGCGTTCTCGAATGTGCACCGGCTCTACTCGTGGATGCCCTTCTACAACAAGGCCCGCTGGCTCTCGGTGGAGCCCGAATACGACCCGTTCAAGTACAACAGTTTTCCGCAGCATGCCGGCGCCCAGTCTTGGGCGCTGACCGGCGCGGTCACCACGGCGATCGACCGCGCCGTCTCAAGCGGTGTGATCGCCCGCGTGCCGCCGATCCTCTCGTTCCAGTCGCTCGTCGATTCGACGATCGTGGCCCGCGACCTCATCACGCGCCTCTATGACCGGCTGCCCGACAACGGCAGTGAGATCGTCTGCTTCGATGTCAACCGCGGCCATCAACTCGACGGCCTGCTTTCGCGCTCCGTGCCCGACATCGAGCGACTGCTCCGGGATCCGAGCCTTCCCTATCGCTTCACGCTCATCACCAATGTGAATCCGGGCAGCCGCGAACTCGAGGAGGTCGATCACCGGCGCGGTCAGGGGGAGCTCGAGCGTCGCCCGCTCGATGCGCAGTGGCCGCTTCAGGTCTTCTCGCTGGCCCATGTGGCGATTCCATTCCCGCCCGAAGATCCCCTCTATGGCGATGGCCGTGTTCCGTCGCTCACGCCGCGTCTTCATCTCGGCAGCCTCTCGATGCGCGGAGAGCGAGGAGCGCTGGCGGTCTCCGCCGATGACCTCATGCGGCTGCGCCACAATCCGTTTCACGCCACGATGATGGCTCGCGTGCGCGAGGCGATCGCCGCGCAAGCCGCTGGCGGCAAGTGA
- the pheA gene encoding prephenate dehydratase → MPQVPPDPPPEPTLSTPAGGPGSPSASQAMEQTLADLRVRIDSIDEAIVKLMAERASLVVEVGHAKRAGGGAIYAPHREREVIERAVRRNPGPLQARTVEAVFREIMSGSFALERPLRIGYLGPPGTFSHLAAVRHFGSSVEYADLSEISLVFEEITKGHIHYGLVPYENSIGGSVTETLDAFQEHAVTIAAEALVEVNQVLLANCAPNEIRRIHSRGEVFAQCRHWLSRRYPQAELVPEASTAAAAKIAASEASSGAAAIGSPIAGEIYGLHVLFEGIQDRAGNVTRFLVIGREPSRPSGRDKTTIMFAAQHTPGALVEVLDAFRRQKLNLSHIEKRPSSRENWRYIFFIDVEAHRDDPALQLAIADASAHCLSLTVLGSYPQAERIL, encoded by the coding sequence ATGCCACAAGTGCCCCCCGACCCGCCCCCCGAACCCACGCTCTCAACGCCCGCCGGTGGCCCGGGTTCCCCGTCGGCCAGCCAGGCGATGGAGCAGACACTCGCGGACCTCCGCGTTCGAATCGACTCGATCGATGAGGCGATCGTGAAGCTCATGGCGGAGCGCGCGTCGCTGGTGGTCGAGGTGGGCCACGCGAAACGGGCCGGCGGCGGCGCGATCTACGCCCCCCATCGCGAACGCGAGGTGATCGAACGCGCAGTCCGGCGCAATCCCGGTCCATTGCAGGCACGGACCGTCGAGGCGGTCTTCCGCGAGATCATGTCGGGGAGTTTTGCGCTCGAGCGACCGCTGCGCATCGGCTACCTCGGTCCGCCGGGCACCTTCAGCCATCTCGCGGCGGTGCGGCACTTCGGCTCGAGCGTCGAGTACGCCGATCTCTCCGAGATCTCGCTCGTCTTCGAGGAGATCACGAAGGGTCACATCCATTACGGATTGGTGCCCTACGAGAACTCGATCGGGGGCAGCGTCACCGAGACGCTCGACGCCTTCCAGGAGCACGCCGTCACGATCGCCGCCGAGGCGCTCGTCGAAGTGAACCAGGTGCTGCTTGCCAACTGCGCCCCCAATGAGATTCGTCGCATTCACTCCCGAGGCGAGGTTTTCGCCCAGTGTCGTCACTGGCTTTCGCGTCGCTATCCGCAGGCTGAACTCGTGCCCGAGGCGAGCACCGCCGCGGCCGCGAAGATTGCAGCGAGCGAGGCGTCTTCCGGTGCGGCCGCGATCGGCAGCCCGATTGCAGGAGAGATCTACGGCCTGCATGTGCTCTTCGAAGGAATCCAGGATCGCGCGGGCAATGTGACGCGCTTCCTCGTCATCGGCCGCGAGCCGTCGCGCCCGAGCGGACGCGACAAGACCACGATCATGTTCGCCGCGCAACACACACCTGGCGCGCTTGTCGAGGTGCTCGATGCCTTTCGGCGCCAGAAGCTCAACCTGAGTCACATCGAGAAGCGGCCGAGTTCCCGCGAGAACTGGCGCTACATCTTCTTCATCGATGTCGAGGCGCATCGGGACGACCCGGCTCTGCAGCTCGCCATTGCAGACGCATCGGCGCACTGCCTTTCGCTGACGGTGCTCGGCAGCTATCCGCAGGCCGAGCGCATTCTCTGA
- the lysA gene encoding diaminopimelate decarboxylase — protein sequence MDHFTYLDGRLFCEQLSAESLAKAAGTPLYVYSAATLRDHFKRLEQAFTPVKPLVCFSVKCNANLSVLRLLAAEGAGMDVVSGGELMRARRAGVPASSCVFAGVGKSDEEIELALREGIGLLNIESEAEFENVAAIARRLGLRCDAALRINPDVDPKTHRYTTTGRKETKFGVDLERARAFFARYGRDEFARLRGLHLHIGSPVYTTDPYVQSVTKALALKEQLERDGFTIDALDLGGGFGADYTTGQSPMVQAYADAIVPLLLPHHARGLRLFLEPGRTIAANAGILLTRVLYMKRSGDKRFAICDAGMQTLLRPSHYEAFHFIWPANPGTPMVPPSRSTDPGLPGLSPCDVVGPICETGDFLAVDRALPELARGDLLAVFSAGAYGMTMASRYNSSPLPAEVLVDGDTATVVRQREAWDDLMAHESAPVPLKVSAGATAARPAGVR from the coding sequence ATGGACCATTTCACCTATCTCGATGGCCGTCTCTTCTGCGAGCAACTCTCCGCCGAGTCGCTGGCCAAGGCTGCCGGAACGCCGCTCTATGTCTACTCCGCGGCCACGCTGAGGGATCACTTCAAGCGCCTCGAGCAGGCGTTCACGCCCGTCAAGCCGCTCGTCTGTTTCAGCGTCAAGTGCAATGCGAATCTCTCGGTGCTGCGCCTGCTGGCCGCCGAGGGTGCGGGCATGGATGTCGTGAGCGGCGGCGAATTGATGCGGGCGCGGCGCGCCGGTGTGCCCGCCTCGAGCTGCGTCTTCGCCGGTGTCGGCAAGAGCGACGAGGAGATCGAACTCGCTCTTCGCGAGGGCATCGGGCTGCTGAACATCGAGAGCGAGGCGGAGTTTGAGAATGTCGCCGCGATCGCGCGGCGCCTCGGCCTGCGGTGCGACGCCGCGCTGCGGATCAACCCCGATGTCGACCCCAAGACGCATCGCTACACGACCACCGGTCGCAAGGAGACGAAGTTCGGCGTCGACCTCGAGCGGGCGCGCGCCTTCTTCGCTCGTTACGGCCGCGATGAGTTCGCGCGGTTGCGCGGGCTGCACCTGCACATCGGCTCACCCGTGTACACGACCGATCCCTATGTGCAGAGTGTGACGAAGGCGCTGGCGCTCAAGGAACAACTGGAGCGCGATGGGTTCACCATCGACGCCCTCGACCTCGGCGGCGGCTTCGGCGCCGACTACACCACGGGTCAGAGCCCGATGGTGCAGGCCTATGCCGATGCGATCGTTCCCCTGCTCTTGCCGCATCATGCGCGCGGGCTTCGCCTCTTCCTCGAGCCCGGGCGCACGATTGCCGCGAATGCGGGCATCCTGCTGACGCGCGTCCTCTACATGAAGCGCTCGGGCGACAAGCGCTTCGCGATCTGTGATGCGGGCATGCAGACCCTTCTGCGGCCAAGCCACTACGAGGCGTTTCACTTCATCTGGCCCGCGAACCCGGGCACGCCGATGGTGCCGCCGTCGCGCTCGACCGATCCCGGGCTGCCCGGACTGTCGCCGTGCGATGTTGTCGGCCCGATCTGCGAGACGGGTGACTTCCTGGCGGTCGATCGGGCGCTTCCCGAGCTTGCGCGAGGCGACTTGCTCGCCGTCTTCTCAGCCGGTGCCTATGGCATGACCATGGCCAGCCGCTACAACAGTTCGCCGCTTCCCGCGGAGGTGCTGGTCGATGGCGACACGGCCACCGTGGTGCGGCAGCGCGAGGCGTGGGATGACCTGATGGCGCATGAGTCGGCGCCGGTGCCGCTCAAGGTGTCAGCCGGTGCGACCGCCGCGCGACCCGCTGGCGTGCGTTGA